Within Desulfurobacterium thermolithotrophum DSM 11699, the genomic segment TATAAAGATATCTATAAGTCCTTCCTTCATAGCTTGTCTGTAGATTTCCTGAGTTGCAGGAATAACAATACATCTAACATTTGGATTCACTTTCTTACCTTTAAGTATTTGCGCTGCAATTCTGAGATCGCTGATTCTTCCGTTTGTACAAGAACCTATAACAACTTGATCAATCGTTACATGAGTTGCTTCTGTAACAGGCCTTGTATTTGATGGAAGATATGGGAATGCAACTTGAGGTTCTATCTTTGAAACATCTATTTCGTAAACTTCTGAGTATTCGGCATCAGGATCAGATTTATATAGTTTATAAGGTCTTTTTGCTCTGCCCTTTACGTACTCAAGAGTCTTTTCGTCTGGTTCGATGATTCCATTCTTCGCTCCAGCTTCAATTGCCATGTTGCAGATTGTGAATCTATCGTCCATTGGAAGATCTCTTATGGCTTCTCCAGTGTGTTCCATTGTCTTATAAAGAGCTCCATCAACTCCAATCATTCCAATTACATAAAGAATTAAATCCTTACCGCTTACCCACTTTTGACGCTTTCCGTAGTAAATGAATTTCATCTGCTCAGGAACTTTAAACCAAACTTCTCCTGTAAGCCATGCATAAGCCATGTCTGTGGAACCGACTCCTGTTGAAAAAGCACCGAGAGCTCCATAAGTACATGTATGAGAATCTGCGCCAATTACAACATCTCCAGGTACAACTACTCCTTGCTCTGGAAGAAGAGCATGTTCGATTCCCACTCTTCCTTCAGACCAAAAGTGTTTAATGTTGAACTCCTTTGCAAAATCTCTCATCATTTTCACTTGTTCTGCAGCTTTTATATCTTTCGCGGGGACAAAGTGGTCTGGAACAAGAGCAATTCTTTCTCTGTCCCACACGTCTTTAGCACCAAGAGCTTTAATTTGCTTTATTGCAATAGGAGCTGTAACGTCATTTGCAAGAGCAATGTCAACTTTACACATTATCAATTCACCAGGATATACCTCTTTTTTTCCAGCGTGGTCTGCAAGAATTTTTTGAGTAATCGTCATTCCCATCGCTATTACTCCTTTGAAAAATTTTGATTAAAAATTATAACAGTAAAGTTAAATGTGCTTATC encodes:
- the leuC gene encoding 3-isopropylmalate dehydratase large subunit, with protein sequence MGMTITQKILADHAGKKEVYPGELIMCKVDIALANDVTAPIAIKQIKALGAKDVWDRERIALVPDHFVPAKDIKAAEQVKMMRDFAKEFNIKHFWSEGRVGIEHALLPEQGVVVPGDVVIGADSHTCTYGALGAFSTGVGSTDMAYAWLTGEVWFKVPEQMKFIYYGKRQKWVSGKDLILYVIGMIGVDGALYKTMEHTGEAIRDLPMDDRFTICNMAIEAGAKNGIIEPDEKTLEYVKGRAKRPYKLYKSDPDAEYSEVYEIDVSKIEPQVAFPYLPSNTRPVTEATHVTIDQVVIGSCTNGRISDLRIAAQILKGKKVNPNVRCIVIPATQEIYRQAMKEGLIDIFIEAECVVSTPTCGPCLGGHMGILAKGERAVATTNRNFVGRMGHPESEVYLASPAVAAASAVFGRIAHPDEVVGSEN